From a region of the Labilithrix sp. genome:
- a CDS encoding protein kinase yields MDADVDRLVREQRLREAAELAASRGDVRTASTLFERACDFRRAAALAVEAGDWPRALPLALEGKAEDLAEIAFPHLAGDDANVERVAFHLERRGDHGWAGRLLESIGKDAEAARAFERAGRAIDAARLLEAAGDVVGASKVLEAQVRRDPGKGAFLVALGSLLHRYGKTDAAVRQLQKVRADAPERRAALTIMLEALERLGLAQARVEAEEELTRLGGPLEGALVETRGAAVRARLFGRYEIAREVASSPHARVIECVDGVRGAKVAVKVFAGYDARGAGRDALARFEREVRVLGALDHPNIVPLHDYVPEGPALVLEWMSRGTLEDMLAREPLAPARAVEIAQAVLSALGEAHRLGIIHRDIKPANVLFDEAGVTRLGDFGVAHLSDLSATATAGVIGTLGYMSPEQREGRPATVRSDLFGVGAILWEMLTGQKPEAELAGGASTFSTFTGGEEAPPSSRLAGRVRPSGIHRDLDARHDEVVFALVDDDPARRPEDAFAARRALGALRWPTTIERIAVPQRAMKRPSERPSGVRLMPDEHGTEVDQWLGRKVVSVDLDAPTLARASAFARADHAALQAVLRVDRAGGAIWLAAPRGAPLAQKLDPEQVATLREALDRLHETGEVHGAVDPAHVLVDEAGAVTLTFTPAPGPTATPDLDRLALARL; encoded by the coding sequence ATGGATGCCGACGTCGATCGCCTCGTCCGCGAGCAGCGCCTCCGCGAGGCGGCCGAGCTCGCGGCGAGCCGCGGCGACGTGCGCACCGCGTCGACGTTGTTCGAGCGCGCGTGCGATTTCCGCCGCGCGGCCGCGCTCGCGGTCGAGGCGGGAGACTGGCCGCGTGCGCTCCCGCTCGCGCTCGAAGGCAAGGCCGAGGATCTCGCCGAGATCGCCTTCCCGCACCTCGCCGGCGACGACGCCAACGTCGAGCGCGTCGCGTTCCATCTCGAGCGGCGCGGCGATCACGGGTGGGCGGGCCGGCTCCTCGAGAGCATCGGCAAGGACGCGGAGGCCGCGCGCGCGTTCGAGCGGGCCGGGCGCGCGATCGACGCCGCGCGTCTGCTCGAGGCGGCGGGCGACGTCGTCGGCGCGTCGAAGGTGCTCGAGGCGCAGGTGCGGCGCGACCCCGGGAAAGGCGCGTTCCTCGTCGCGCTCGGGAGCTTGCTCCATCGCTACGGCAAGACCGACGCCGCCGTGCGGCAGCTGCAGAAGGTGCGCGCCGACGCGCCCGAACGTCGCGCCGCCCTCACGATCATGCTCGAGGCGCTCGAACGTCTCGGCCTCGCGCAGGCGCGCGTGGAAGCAGAGGAGGAGCTCACGCGGCTCGGCGGTCCGCTCGAGGGCGCGCTCGTCGAGACACGCGGCGCGGCGGTGCGCGCGCGGCTCTTCGGCCGCTACGAGATCGCGCGCGAGGTCGCGTCGTCGCCGCACGCACGCGTGATCGAGTGCGTCGACGGCGTGCGCGGCGCGAAGGTCGCGGTGAAGGTGTTCGCCGGCTACGACGCGCGCGGCGCGGGGCGCGATGCGCTCGCCCGCTTCGAGCGCGAGGTGCGCGTCCTCGGCGCGCTCGATCACCCCAACATCGTGCCGCTCCACGACTACGTGCCGGAAGGACCCGCCCTCGTCCTCGAGTGGATGAGCCGCGGCACTCTCGAGGACATGCTCGCGCGCGAGCCGCTCGCCCCCGCGCGCGCGGTCGAGATCGCACAAGCGGTGCTGTCCGCGCTCGGCGAGGCCCATCGGCTCGGCATCATCCATCGCGACATCAAGCCGGCGAACGTGCTCTTCGACGAAGCGGGCGTGACGCGCCTCGGCGACTTCGGCGTCGCGCACCTCTCCGACCTCTCCGCGACCGCGACCGCGGGCGTGATCGGCACGCTCGGCTACATGAGCCCCGAGCAGCGCGAAGGCCGCCCCGCCACCGTGCGCAGCGACCTCTTCGGCGTCGGCGCGATCCTCTGGGAGATGCTCACCGGGCAGAAGCCGGAGGCCGAGCTCGCGGGCGGGGCCTCGACGTTCTCGACGTTCACCGGCGGCGAGGAGGCGCCGCCCTCGTCGCGGCTCGCCGGGCGCGTGCGGCCGAGCGGGATCCATCGCGACCTCGACGCGCGGCACGACGAGGTGGTCTTCGCGCTCGTCGACGACGATCCGGCGCGGCGCCCGGAGGACGCGTTCGCGGCGCGGCGCGCGCTCGGGGCGCTCCGCTGGCCGACGACGATCGAGCGCATCGCGGTGCCGCAGCGCGCGATGAAACGTCCGAGCGAGCGGCCCTCCGGCGTGCGCTTGATGCCCGACGAGCACGGCACCGAGGTCGACCAGTGGCTCGGCCGCAAGGTCGTCTCCGTCGATCTCGACGCGCCCACCCTCGCGCGCGCCTCCGCCTTCGCGCGCGCCGATCACGCCGCGCTGCAGGCGGTGCTCCGCGTCGATCGCGCGGGCGGCGCGATCTGGCTCGCCGCCCCGCGCGGCGCGCCGCTCGCGCAGAAGCTCGACCCGGAGCAGGTCGCGACCTTGCGCGAGGCCCTCGATCGCCTCCACGAGACGGGCGAGGTCCACGGCGCGGTCGACCCCGCGCACGTGCTCGTCGACGAGGCCGGCGCGGTCACGCTCACGTTCACCCCCGCACCGGGCCCCACCGCGACCCCCGACCTCGACCGCCTCGCCCTCGCCCGCCTCTAG
- a CDS encoding YcbK family protein has protein sequence MRRHAWVLACAFVALLAPAARGGGPTPAKKPAPTKKPAPAKKPAPVPASRAWHTPPPGRTAPVDESGRPQLVLQALNTTDRVTLTAHSERGGFSAEDLDRAAHVLRDTRSGNEHPIDPHVLDLVYRIATHFQTAEVRVISAYRTPRGASRSNHGSGRAIDCVFPGTTDEEVAKLAREEGFTGVGTYPVSGFVHLDVRDRSYFWVDSSGPGKRNRTRGILGDLAAKSDQRALARGEHGVSPFGIGTDVDGALASAAHGNVTTTPQEEDDDEETAP, from the coding sequence ATGCGCCGGCACGCGTGGGTCCTCGCGTGCGCGTTCGTCGCGCTGCTCGCTCCCGCCGCTCGCGGCGGCGGACCTACGCCGGCGAAGAAGCCCGCGCCCACGAAGAAGCCCGCGCCGGCGAAGAAGCCCGCCCCCGTGCCCGCGTCGCGCGCGTGGCACACGCCGCCGCCGGGGAGGACCGCGCCGGTCGACGAGAGCGGCCGCCCGCAGCTCGTGCTGCAAGCGCTGAACACGACCGATCGCGTGACGTTGACCGCCCACTCCGAGCGCGGGGGCTTTTCGGCGGAGGACCTCGATCGCGCCGCGCACGTCCTCCGCGATACACGGAGCGGCAACGAGCATCCGATCGATCCGCACGTGCTCGATCTCGTGTACCGCATCGCGACGCACTTCCAGACGGCGGAGGTGCGCGTCATCTCCGCGTACCGCACGCCGCGCGGCGCGAGCCGCTCGAACCACGGGAGCGGGCGCGCGATCGACTGCGTGTTCCCGGGCACGACCGACGAAGAGGTCGCGAAGCTCGCGCGCGAAGAGGGCTTCACCGGCGTCGGGACGTACCCCGTCAGCGGCTTCGTCCACCTCGACGTCCGCGATCGCTCCTACTTCTGGGTCGACAGCAGCGGACCCGGCAAGCGAAACCGTACGCGCGGGATCCTCGGCGACCTCGCGGCGAAGAGCGACCAGCGCGCGCTCGCGCGGGGCGAGCACGGCGTCAGCCCGTTCGGGATCGGCACCGACGTCGACGGCGCGCTCGCGTCCGCGGCGCACGGCAACGTGACGACCACGCCGCAAGAAGAAGACGACGACGAAGAAACGGCGCCGTGA
- a CDS encoding YfhL family 4Fe-4S dicluster ferredoxin: protein MATHITADCINCGACEPECPNEAISEGDEIYVIDPELCTECVGFYDHEACQAVCPVECCLPDPNHAEDEPALIARALELHPDDTELKGRADSNNYPSRFRK, encoded by the coding sequence ATGGCGACCCATATCACCGCAGACTGCATCAACTGCGGCGCTTGCGAGCCCGAGTGCCCGAACGAGGCCATCAGCGAGGGCGACGAGATTTACGTCATCGACCCGGAGCTCTGCACCGAGTGTGTGGGTTTCTACGATCACGAGGCGTGTCAGGCGGTGTGCCCGGTCGAGTGTTGCCTCCCGGATCCGAACCACGCCGAAGACGAGCCGGCGCTCATCGCGCGCGCGCTGGAGCTCCACCCGGACGACACCGAGCTCAAGGGGCGCGCCGACAGCAACAACTACCCCTCGCGGTTCCGCAAGTAA
- a CDS encoding ABC transporter permease, with protein MPARLVRVALGRAAEALAVIVVLATLVFLALRLLPGDPAALVLGDESSAAERAALRAKLHLDEPMWMQYARFLRGLLTLDLGESIRRPGSSAALRVLDAAGPTASLAGLAVLLGAVLGISAAVLGAGPWLGLRRRWIDRAATALAATPLLAFAPVLTFALAARLRVVPLPGDPDAGVAGLFFASALLALPLAAHVARVSRASLDDLGRAQFLVAARGKGASWARMLWLHALPAAIGPIVTVLGTQLGALLGGAVVLERLFERRGLGTLILEAYASRDLPVLEAAVILSGALFIAAQQLAAAAHALVDPRARA; from the coding sequence ATGCCGGCGCGGCTCGTCAGGGTCGCCCTCGGTCGCGCCGCCGAGGCGCTCGCGGTCATCGTCGTCCTCGCGACGCTCGTCTTCCTCGCGCTGCGCCTCCTCCCGGGCGATCCGGCCGCGCTCGTCCTCGGCGACGAGTCGAGCGCGGCCGAGCGCGCCGCGCTCCGCGCGAAGCTCCACCTCGACGAGCCGATGTGGATGCAATATGCACGCTTCTTGCGCGGTCTCCTCACCCTCGATCTCGGCGAGTCGATCCGCCGTCCGGGCTCGAGCGCGGCCCTCCGCGTGCTCGACGCGGCGGGCCCTACGGCCTCTCTCGCCGGGCTCGCGGTGCTGCTCGGCGCGGTGCTCGGGATCTCCGCCGCGGTCCTCGGCGCGGGCCCCTGGCTCGGGCTCCGCCGCCGCTGGATCGATCGCGCCGCCACCGCGCTCGCGGCGACGCCGCTCCTCGCGTTCGCGCCGGTCCTCACGTTCGCGCTCGCCGCTCGCCTCCGCGTCGTGCCGCTGCCGGGCGATCCCGACGCCGGCGTCGCGGGCCTCTTCTTCGCGAGCGCGCTCCTCGCGTTGCCGCTCGCGGCCCACGTCGCCCGCGTCTCGCGCGCCTCGCTCGACGACCTCGGCCGCGCGCAGTTCCTCGTCGCCGCACGAGGGAAGGGCGCGAGCTGGGCGCGCATGCTCTGGCTCCACGCGCTGCCGGCGGCGATCGGTCCGATCGTCACCGTGCTCGGCACGCAGCTCGGCGCGCTCCTCGGCGGCGCGGTCGTCCTCGAGCGGCTCTTCGAGCGGCGCGGCCTCGGCACCCTCATCCTCGAGGCGTACGCGTCGCGCGATCTCCCGGTGCTGGAGGCGGCGGTCATCCTCTCCGGCGCGCTCTTCATCGCGGCGCAGCAGCTCGCCGCCGCCGCCCACGCCCTCGTCGATCCGCGAGCGCGCGCATGA
- a CDS encoding ABC transporter permease: protein MSRALRAAPLFGVLAVAAVVVLGARSPVHLEPELSWAAPSWERPLGSGEGGVDLLALVAHASLRAVVLAVAVALAGFLVGCPLGASAAVARGRLERAVTRACDLVQAFPTFLLALVVLSAVRAPSRVHLGAVFVLTAWAPFTRLALAQTRVLREQAFVEAARALGVTPARVIARHLVPNLLGVVAVQLGGTAAAVVVSEAALSFVGFGARDGVSLGVVLDQGVSAMLRAPHVLLVGAAAVFVTSVSLMAAGRVFDPAFAVARRQH from the coding sequence ATGAGCCGCGCCCTCCGCGCGGCCCCGCTCTTCGGCGTCCTCGCCGTCGCCGCCGTCGTCGTGCTCGGCGCGCGCTCGCCGGTCCACCTCGAGCCGGAGCTCTCGTGGGCGGCGCCGTCGTGGGAGCGGCCGCTCGGATCGGGCGAGGGCGGGGTGGACCTCCTCGCGCTCGTCGCGCACGCGAGCCTGCGCGCGGTCGTCCTCGCGGTGGCGGTCGCGCTCGCCGGTTTCCTCGTCGGGTGCCCGCTCGGCGCGTCCGCCGCCGTCGCGCGCGGCCGCCTCGAGCGCGCCGTCACGCGCGCGTGCGACCTCGTCCAGGCGTTCCCGACCTTCCTCCTCGCCCTCGTCGTCCTCTCCGCGGTGCGGGCGCCGTCGCGCGTCCATCTCGGCGCCGTCTTCGTCCTCACGGCGTGGGCGCCGTTCACGCGCCTCGCGCTCGCGCAGACGCGGGTGCTTCGCGAGCAGGCCTTCGTCGAGGCGGCGCGCGCGCTGGGCGTCACGCCGGCGCGGGTCATCGCGCGCCACCTCGTCCCGAACCTGCTCGGCGTCGTCGCGGTCCAGCTCGGCGGGACCGCGGCCGCGGTCGTGGTGAGCGAGGCGGCGCTGTCGTTCGTCGGCTTCGGTGCGCGCGACGGCGTCTCGCTCGGCGTCGTCCTCGATCAAGGCGTCTCGGCCATGCTCCGCGCCCCGCACGTCCTCCTCGTCGGCGCGGCGGCGGTCTTCGTCACGAGCGTGAGCCTGATGGCGGCGGGGCGCGTCTTCGATCCGGCCTTTGCGGTGGCGCGCCGGCAGCACTAA
- a CDS encoding HEAT repeat domain-containing protein, which translates to MLGPPLLPRNLEASVRDLDSKKPETRAAAIEDLVRHARGDESVRARAVPLVSKRLEDEQPMVRAAAAVALGDLDATESVTSLLLVMEDDSPHVRQMAINALGEIADARALPRLRRALKDARPEVRYQSVIAFARVGDESGAKSEVDDAIFEASGDTDVAIAHIALRVAEERLDAGNRPEDRLLTRARGLADAAESSPQVALVAAILLAKAGDERGHALVARAVRGDKIGGRAAEKEDERAAVELAGELGMEDLVGHLERRTWGALRFVRDTCPFHARIALARMGHDRATKEILADLDSSKREVVEGAVVSAGRARLAAAKSKIERLTAAIADPELVREALEKLA; encoded by the coding sequence ATGCTCGGTCCGCCGCTCCTCCCCCGGAATCTCGAGGCGAGCGTGCGCGACCTCGACTCGAAGAAGCCCGAGACGCGCGCCGCGGCGATCGAGGACCTCGTCCGTCACGCGCGCGGCGACGAGAGCGTGCGCGCCCGCGCCGTGCCGCTCGTCTCGAAGCGCCTCGAGGACGAGCAACCCATGGTCCGCGCCGCCGCCGCCGTCGCGCTCGGCGATCTCGACGCGACCGAGTCGGTGACGTCGCTCCTCCTCGTCATGGAGGACGACTCGCCCCACGTCCGGCAGATGGCGATCAACGCGCTCGGCGAGATCGCCGACGCCCGCGCGCTCCCGCGTCTTCGCCGCGCGCTCAAGGACGCGCGACCGGAGGTCCGTTATCAGTCGGTCATCGCGTTCGCGCGGGTGGGCGACGAGTCGGGCGCGAAGTCCGAGGTCGACGACGCGATCTTCGAGGCGAGCGGCGACACCGACGTCGCGATCGCGCACATCGCGCTCCGCGTCGCGGAGGAGCGCCTCGACGCGGGCAACCGTCCGGAGGACCGCCTCCTCACGCGCGCGCGCGGCCTCGCCGACGCGGCGGAGTCGTCGCCGCAAGTGGCCCTCGTCGCCGCGATCCTCCTCGCGAAGGCGGGCGACGAGCGCGGTCACGCCCTCGTCGCGCGCGCGGTGCGCGGCGACAAGATCGGCGGGCGCGCGGCGGAGAAGGAGGACGAGCGCGCCGCGGTGGAGCTCGCCGGCGAGCTCGGCATGGAGGACCTCGTCGGCCACCTCGAACGCCGCACCTGGGGCGCGCTCCGCTTCGTCCGCGACACGTGCCCCTTCCACGCGCGCATCGCGCTCGCGCGGATGGGGCACGACCGCGCGACGAAGGAGATCCTCGCCGATCTCGACTCGTCGAAGCGCGAGGTCGTCGAGGGCGCGGTCGTCTCCGCCGGCCGCGCGCGCCTCGCGGCCGCGAAGTCGAAGATCGAGCGTCTCACCGCGGCGATCGCCGACCCGGAGCTCGTGCGCGAAGCGCTCGAGAAGCTCGCGTGA
- a CDS encoding thiamine pyrophosphate-dependent dehydrogenase E1 component subunit alpha, translating into MVDIAEPHAGIDASDPDVALFTVLREDGTADPARDPKIPTSVLLDGYRHMRRLRLLDARMILMQRQGRVGFYGACTGQEAVPIATGLVCTEDDWVFPALREQSVMLVRGFPLDQFVAQVFGNSGDVLKGRQMPSHPSGKQVHQVSWSSCIGPQIPQSVGAAWAMKQAKKRGVAFGFSGDGATSQPDFHAALTFAAKLRTPSVIVVQNNHWSISVPTEKQTASKTIAVKARAYGMPGVRVDGNDLLAVYAVVREAAERARTGGGPTLIEALTYRIGAHSTSDDPTRYRTDAEVESWKRKDPVDRLAKHLRALGAIDDASERALDEELTAEIAACITRVENLPPPPRASLFDDVYAEPTWNLREQRDLLMKLPPAPTH; encoded by the coding sequence ATGGTGGACATCGCGGAGCCGCACGCAGGCATCGACGCGTCCGATCCGGACGTGGCGCTCTTCACGGTCCTCCGCGAAGACGGCACCGCCGATCCCGCGCGCGACCCGAAGATCCCGACGAGCGTCCTCCTCGACGGCTATCGCCACATGCGTCGCCTGCGCCTGCTCGACGCGCGCATGATCCTCATGCAGCGCCAGGGACGCGTCGGCTTCTACGGCGCTTGCACCGGCCAGGAGGCGGTCCCGATCGCGACGGGCCTCGTCTGCACCGAGGACGACTGGGTGTTCCCGGCGCTCCGCGAGCAGAGCGTGATGCTCGTGCGCGGATTCCCGCTCGATCAGTTCGTCGCGCAGGTCTTCGGCAACAGCGGCGACGTGCTGAAGGGCCGTCAGATGCCGAGCCATCCGTCCGGCAAGCAGGTGCATCAGGTGAGCTGGTCGTCCTGCATCGGCCCGCAGATCCCGCAGTCCGTCGGCGCGGCGTGGGCGATGAAGCAAGCGAAGAAGCGCGGCGTGGCCTTCGGCTTCAGCGGCGACGGCGCGACGAGCCAGCCCGATTTCCACGCCGCGCTGACGTTCGCGGCGAAGCTACGGACGCCCTCGGTCATCGTCGTGCAGAACAACCACTGGTCGATCAGCGTCCCGACCGAGAAGCAGACGGCGTCGAAGACGATCGCGGTGAAGGCGCGCGCGTACGGCATGCCGGGCGTGCGCGTGGACGGCAACGACCTGCTCGCGGTCTACGCCGTGGTCCGCGAGGCGGCGGAGCGCGCGCGCACCGGCGGCGGCCCGACCCTCATCGAAGCCCTCACGTACCGCATCGGCGCGCACTCCACGAGCGACGATCCGACGCGCTACCGCACCGACGCCGAGGTCGAGAGCTGGAAGCGCAAGGACCCGGTCGATCGTCTCGCGAAGCATCTGCGCGCGCTCGGCGCCATCGACGACGCCTCGGAGAGGGCCCTCGACGAGGAGCTCACCGCCGAAATCGCGGCGTGCATCACGCGGGTCGAGAACCTGCCGCCGCCGCCGCGCGCGTCGCTGTTCGACGACGTCTACGCCGAACCCACCTGGAACCTGCGGGAGCAGCGCGATCTATTGATGAAGCTTCCGCCCGCCCCCACTCATTAG
- the lpdA gene encoding dihydrolipoyl dehydrogenase, producing the protein MANRTCDVVVIGGGPGGYPCAIRLGQLKQKVICVEKEEVGGVCLNWGCVPSKALISAAHTYEKVKDHGPQMGITTQNVNVDVVKMQEWKGGIVKKLTGGVRGLFKGNGVELVMGTARVTGPRTVEVKTAEGATETIEATKAVVIATGSSTIEIPTFKFDGKQVIGAKEAVSLKEVPKRLLVIGGGVIGLELGSVYQKFGSELTVVEATAGLLPGVDPECTAVVEKKLVKHGAKILKNAKAAGYEKAADGSLHVKVDLGGGKFDTLVADVVLVAVGMRPNGGGLGLEEIGVKVERGFVPTDHLGQTNVPGVYAIGDVSGHPMLAHKATKEGEVVAEVIAGHKAAKDWVAIPAAIFTDPEIAIAGLSEAQAKEKGIEVRVGKFPFAALGRAMAVMETDGFFKVVANKKTNEVLGIHIVGAEASDLISEGALALEMHAFLEDIGLTIHPHPTLGEGMMEAAMNGLGHAIHILNRNT; encoded by the coding sequence ATGGCGAACCGTACCTGCGATGTGGTTGTGATTGGCGGCGGCCCCGGCGGTTATCCGTGTGCGATCCGCCTCGGCCAGCTGAAGCAGAAGGTCATCTGCGTCGAGAAGGAGGAGGTCGGAGGCGTCTGCCTCAACTGGGGCTGCGTCCCGTCGAAGGCCCTCATCTCCGCGGCGCACACCTACGAGAAGGTGAAGGACCACGGCCCGCAGATGGGCATCACGACGCAGAACGTGAACGTCGACGTCGTGAAGATGCAGGAGTGGAAGGGCGGCATCGTCAAGAAGCTGACCGGCGGCGTGCGTGGCCTCTTCAAGGGCAACGGCGTCGAGCTCGTGATGGGCACAGCGCGCGTGACGGGCCCCCGCACGGTGGAGGTCAAGACGGCGGAGGGCGCGACGGAGACGATCGAGGCGACGAAGGCCGTCGTCATCGCGACGGGCTCCTCCACGATCGAGATCCCCACCTTCAAGTTCGACGGCAAGCAGGTCATCGGCGCGAAGGAGGCCGTCTCGTTGAAGGAGGTCCCGAAGCGCCTGCTCGTCATCGGCGGCGGCGTCATCGGCCTCGAGCTCGGCTCGGTCTACCAGAAGTTCGGGAGCGAGCTCACGGTGGTCGAGGCGACCGCGGGCCTTCTGCCGGGCGTCGATCCCGAGTGCACGGCCGTCGTCGAGAAGAAGCTCGTCAAGCACGGCGCGAAGATCCTCAAGAACGCGAAGGCCGCGGGCTACGAGAAGGCAGCGGACGGCTCCTTGCACGTGAAGGTCGACCTAGGCGGCGGCAAGTTCGACACGCTGGTCGCGGACGTGGTCCTCGTCGCGGTCGGCATGCGCCCCAACGGCGGCGGCCTGGGCCTCGAGGAGATCGGAGTGAAGGTGGAGCGCGGCTTCGTCCCGACGGACCATCTCGGCCAGACGAACGTACCGGGCGTCTACGCGATCGGCGACGTCAGCGGCCACCCGATGCTCGCGCACAAGGCGACGAAGGAAGGCGAGGTCGTGGCGGAGGTCATCGCAGGCCACAAGGCGGCGAAGGACTGGGTCGCGATCCCGGCGGCGATCTTCACCGACCCCGAGATCGCGATCGCGGGCCTCTCGGAGGCGCAGGCGAAGGAGAAGGGCATCGAGGTCCGCGTCGGCAAGTTCCCGTTCGCGGCCCTGGGCCGCGCGATGGCGGTGATGGAGACCGACGGCTTCTTCAAGGTCGTCGCCAACAAGAAGACGAACGAGGTGCTCGGCATCCACATCGTCGGCGCCGAAGCGAGCGACCTGATCAGCGAGGGCGCCCTCGCCCTCGAAATGCACGCCTTCCTCGAGGACATCGGCCTCACCATCCACCCGCACCCAACCCTAGGCGAGGGCATGATGGAAGCCGCCATGAACGGCCTAGGCCACGCCATCCACATCCTCAACCGCAACACCTGA
- a CDS encoding MarR family transcriptional regulator yields the protein MVRHAALKRGERGLNFCFMEQRKLAQELGLHKATVSEALHRLEELGWVERGPDYEDRRMKLVQLTALGLERLWKACKLLFRQQLLKRPIDALVRQLAPLLPFKEAVEKVWETVNAMARYFGDTSTFCGYDEQNAYTFDESPKWLNIEQAIEYGRQRQLRDKDLAWCIAVDDGRFVYDLQRLAASGGLAASGGP from the coding sequence GTGGTTCGTCATGCGGCGCTCAAGCGCGGGGAGCGGGGGCTGAATTTCTGCTTCATGGAGCAGCGCAAGCTCGCGCAGGAGCTGGGGCTCCACAAGGCGACCGTCTCCGAGGCGCTCCATCGGCTCGAGGAGCTCGGGTGGGTCGAGCGCGGGCCCGACTACGAGGACCGTCGCATGAAGCTCGTTCAGCTCACCGCCCTCGGGCTCGAGCGGCTATGGAAGGCCTGCAAGCTCCTGTTTCGCCAGCAGCTCCTCAAGCGACCGATCGACGCGCTCGTTCGTCAGCTCGCGCCGCTCCTTCCATTCAAGGAAGCCGTCGAGAAGGTCTGGGAGACGGTGAATGCCATGGCCCGCTACTTCGGCGATACGTCCACCTTCTGCGGGTACGACGAGCAGAACGCGTACACGTTCGACGAGTCGCCCAAGTGGCTCAACATCGAGCAGGCGATCGAGTACGGGCGACAGCGGCAGCTGCGCGACAAGGATCTCGCGTGGTGCATCGCCGTCGACGACGGGCGGTTCGTCTACGACCTGCAACGCCTCGCCGCGAGCGGGGGGTTAGCGGCTAGCGGCGGCCCTTGA
- a CDS encoding PspA/IM30 family protein, with the protein MGIFDRMGKVISSNLNSMLDKAEDDKKLLELNLEEMAEQLKAGRQDVIAAVAAEKQLRKKSDDLKAEVEKWEKRAELALKSEDETLAREALRQKKRAEGEVETVEKARIEQRDTALKMKEELERMEQKLDELKMRKGTIAARASQARSGSTELGARGSQSSAFDNFRKMEEKIEGREQEGLAMREVEDALGTNDKRDLEDKFRDLERGLSGGGSSKKDDAIEDELAALKKRIRV; encoded by the coding sequence ATGGGCATCTTCGATCGGATGGGGAAGGTCATTTCGAGCAATCTCAACTCGATGCTCGACAAGGCCGAGGACGACAAGAAGCTCCTCGAGCTCAACCTCGAAGAAATGGCCGAACAGCTCAAGGCTGGACGGCAGGACGTCATCGCCGCCGTCGCCGCCGAGAAGCAGCTGCGCAAGAAGTCCGACGACCTGAAGGCCGAGGTCGAAAAATGGGAGAAGCGCGCCGAGCTCGCGCTCAAGAGCGAGGACGAGACGCTCGCGCGTGAGGCGCTCCGGCAAAAGAAGCGCGCCGAGGGTGAGGTCGAGACGGTCGAGAAGGCCCGCATCGAGCAGCGCGACACGGCCCTGAAGATGAAAGAAGAGCTCGAGCGCATGGAGCAGAAGCTCGATGAGCTCAAGATGCGCAAAGGGACCATCGCCGCTCGCGCGAGCCAGGCGCGGTCCGGGTCGACCGAGCTCGGGGCGCGCGGGAGCCAGTCGAGCGCGTTCGACAACTTCCGGAAGATGGAAGAAAAGATCGAGGGGCGCGAGCAGGAAGGGCTCGCGATGCGCGAGGTCGAAGACGCCCTCGGCACGAACGACAAGCGTGACCTCGAAGACAAGTTCCGCGACCTCGAGCGCGGTCTCTCCGGCGGCGGATCTTCGAAGAAGGACGACGCGATCGAGGACGAGCTCGCCGCGCTGAAGAAGCGAATCCGCGTCTGA